From a single Poecilia reticulata strain Guanapo linkage group LG2, Guppy_female_1.0+MT, whole genome shotgun sequence genomic region:
- the LOC103460254 gene encoding ubiquinone/menaquinone biosynthesis C-methyltransferase UbiE-like has protein sequence MTYRLFEGKEHAASYWKYRVSPSXHLVQQVLDFLEKHGGRPFGLAXDVGCGSGQGTRILSKHFASVVGTDVSPAQLEVALQQTKEPNITYRQCVAEELPFADSSADLVTAMSAFHWFDRPRFLQEAHRVLKPQGCLALLNYTINMELSYPDCCKHTLNQVCKEFYAALEPYRSPHLGKSSVDLYREAYGSIPYPDKEWQDCFWDRNIMPLSSYMGLVQSFSSYQALLREDPQRANRLSQDITERLMSVMKVTSAEAEVTVAVKYFYLLACKPQQT, from the exons ATGACATACCGACTTTTTGAAGGCAAGGAGCATGCTGCGTCCTACTGGAAGTACAGAGTCTCTCCTTCAGRTCATCTAGTCCAACAAGTTCTGGACTTTCTAGAGAAGCAT GGGGGTCGTCCYTTTGGGCTGGCTSTGGATGTGGGTTGTGGTTCTGGGCAGGGGACGCGGATCCTGTCCAAGCACTTTGCTTCGGTTGTGGGAACAGACGTGAGTCCTGCTCAGTTGGAAGTGGCTTTGCAGCAAACCAAAGAGCCAAACATCACATACAG ACAATGTGTGGCTGAGGAGCTGCCCTTCGCTGACAGCTCAGCGGACCTGGTGACGGCCATGTCTGCCTTCCACTGGTTTGACAGGCCTCGGTTCCTGCAGGAGGCCCACCGGGTCCTGAAGCCCCAAGGCTGCTTGGCTCTGCTCAACTACACAATTAACATGGAGCTCAGCTACCCCGACTGCTGCAAACATACACTCAACCAAGTCTGCAAAGAG TTTTATGCAGCTCTGGAACCTTACAGGAGTCCCCACCTTGGTAAAAGCTCTGTTGATCTGTACAGGGAGGCGTACGGATCTATTCCCTATCCCGACAAAGAGTG GCAGGATTGTTTTTGGGACAGAAATATTATGCCGCTGTCCAGCTACATGGGATTGGTGCAGTCTTTTTCCAGTTATCAGGCTCTGCTGCGAGAAGATCCACAGAGAGCTAACAGGCTCTCCCAGGATATAACTGAGAG GCTGATGTCTGTAATGAAAGTAACCTCTGCAGAGGCAGAAGTCACAGTGGCTGTCAAGTATTTCTACCTCCTGGCCTGTAAACCTCAACAAACTTGA
- the LOC103460220 gene encoding putative methyltransferase DDB_G0268948 encodes MAYRLFEGKEHASIYQQYRFTPPSGLKDVIIQYLDKKKGQPHVLAVDLGCGTGQHTRLIAAHFKEVVGIDISDFQLEEARAVPGYANITYRKGTAEELPFEDGTVDLLTAASAAHWFDPTRFLLEADRVLKPRGCMALLGFTDCNIRLNYKDCGEKLNHIYQEVKELLRPYTSNPVAASESKLEDLYSAIPFPDKERIESFKCKSMISIRTLVGFISSWSMYNSYKRKDPQAAEDMLVKIQKRFLDEMGVTSVDTEIEREWEYFCVLASKPQ; translated from the exons ATGGCATACCGACTTTTTGAAGGGAAGGAACACGCTTCCATCTACCAACAGTATCGGTTTACGCCTCCATCTGGGCTGAAGGATGTTATCATTCAGTACTTGGACAAAAAG AAGGGACAGCCGCATGTGCTTGCTGTAGACCTGGGATGTGGAACAGGTCAGCACACTCGACTAATTGCGGCACATTTCAAAGAAGTGGTTGGCATTGACATCAGCGACTTCCAGCTGGAGGAGGCCCGGGCCGTGCCGGGATACGCTAACATCACATACCG TAAGGGGACAGCAGAAGAGCTTCCTTTTGAGGACGGTACTGTAGATTTATTGACAGCAGCTTCGGCAGCACATTGGTTCGACCCGACCAGGTTTCTGCTTGAGGCCGATCGGGTCCTGAAGCCGCGGGGCTGCATGGCTCTGCTGGGCTTCACGGACTGTAACATCAGACTAAACTATAAGGACTGCGGAGAGAAGCTAAACCACATATACCAGGAG GTGAAGGAGTTGCTGCGGCCATACACAAGCAACCCAGTCGCTGCGTCAGAGAGTAAACTGGAAGACTTGTACTCTGCCATACCCTTTCCAGACAAGGAAAG GATTGAGAGTTTTAAGTGCAAATCCATGATCTCTATCAGGACATTGGTGGGTTTTATTAGCAGTTGGTCCATGTACAATTCTTACAAGAGAAAAGACCCACAAGCGGCTGAAGACATGCTGGTCAAGATTCAGAAGCG GTTCCTGGATGAAATGGGCGTCACTTCTGTTGACACTGAAATAGAGCGGGAGTGGGAATATTTCTGCGTCCTCGCTTCAAAGCCGCAATAA